One Triticum dicoccoides isolate Atlit2015 ecotype Zavitan chromosome 5B, WEW_v2.0, whole genome shotgun sequence genomic window carries:
- the LOC119308026 gene encoding CCR4-NOT transcription complex subunit 11-like: MSVDAPVPTLRPEERAGLLALLASAARPLADVVADFLARFPRERRLRVGATLCFLLEDKKMLHATGRLIAFAILHQSYSSQPVNPYVPLLLNAACDESSDKSEQAFVQLLLTSASGDNNNEVLQKSAVDYVNGPVSASQALLPREHLEKQFCRSIVQPQPQVSSFRSATVRCAIPDPDIPQSCANSSEISAPGSKQKSTSDDRDSALVALLQEKSWGRLGPQWIRPNPPRLHILDGELQWLNPDNNHELLWDYSMCAETSRGAAIRDLIARALKGPLVPAQQEQVVIELVKDSKLVYHCGMTPQKLPDLVEHNPLIAVELLSKLMNSPDIAGYFDVLVHMEMSLHSMEVVNRLTTAVELPTGFVHEYISNCIQSCQNIKDKYMQNRLVRLVCVFLQSLIRNQIINVQDLFIEVQAFCIEFSRIREAAGLFRLLKSLE; the protein is encoded by the exons ATGTCGGTGGACGCCCCCGTCCCTACGCTGCGTCCGGAGGAGCGGGCAGGCCTCCTGGCGCTGCTCGCATCCGCTGCGCGCCCGCTGGCCGACGTTGTAGCCGACTTCCTCGCGCGCTTCCCCCGCGAGCGCCGCCTCCGCGTCGGCGCTACGCTCTGCTTCCTCCTAGAG GACAAGAAAATGCTTCATGCAACTGGTCGTCTAATCGCATTTGCAATTCTTCATCAGAGCTATTCCTCACAGCCAGTAAATCCCTATGTTCCTCTGCTGTTAAAT GCAGCTTGTGATGAATCATCAGATAAATCAGAACAAGCATTTGTCCAACTTTTGTTGACTTCGGCCAGCGGAGACAATAACAATGAG GTGCTGCAAAAGTCAGCTGTAGATTACGTAAATGGGCCTGTTTCTGCATCACAG GCCTTATTGCCACGGGAACACCTTGAGAAGCAATTCTGCAGGAGTATTGTACAGCCTCAGCCTCAAGTTAGTAGTTTCAGAAGCGCTACTGTTAGATGTGCTATACCAGATCCAGATATACCTCAGAGTTGTGCCAATTCATCAGA GATATCAGCGCCTGGAAGCAAACAAAAATCTACTTCCGATGATAGAGATTCTGCTCTTGTTGCTTTACTCCAAGAAAAATCATGGGGAAGACTGGGTCCCCAATGGATACGGCCGAACCCCCCAAGACTTCATATACTTGATGGGGAG CTACAGTGGCTGAATCCTGACAACAATCATGAGCTATTATGGGATTATAGCATGTGTGCTGAAACGAGTCGTGGGGCTGCGATCCGTGATTTGATTGCCAGAGCCTTAAAAGGTCCACTTGTACCTGCTCAACAGGAG CAAGTTGTTATAGAATTGGTGAAGGACTCTAAGCTAGTCTATCACTGTGGGATGACTCCACAGAAACTTCCA GACCTTGTTGAGCATAATCCACTCATTGCTGTAGAGCTTCTTTCGAAGCTTATGAACTCTCCTGACATTGCAGG TTATTTTGATGTTCTTGTGCACATGGAGATGAGCCTGCATTCGATGGAAGTTGTAAACAGACTTACTACTGCGGTTGAACTCCCGACAGGATTTGTCCACGAATACATCTCAAATTGTATTCAATCTTGTCAAAACATTAAG GATAAGTACATGCAGAACAGACTGGTGAGATTGGTTTGTGTTTTCCTCCAGAGCCTCATCCGAAATCAGATTATTAACG TTCAAGATCTTTTCATTGAGGTACAGGCGTTCTGCATAGAGTTCTCACGAATAAGGGAAGCGGCTGGCTTATTCCGTCTGCTCAAATCTTTGGAGTGA